The segment ATTTATTGCCGTGGAAAAGACCAACGGCGCGGTTTCCTACCAAAAGGAAATTTGTAGACGACAATTCTGTCAGAGACTGTAAAAATGTGTCTCCTAAATTATCGATCGTTGAACAGAAAGAGATGGAATTCAATTTGTGCGATGACGATATTAGTTTCATGAATGACTATGATTTGCTAGACGGTTCATTAAATGGGCAGGATGCATTAAATATTGGTGGGTCTAAAAATGAGACGACTAGGGTACACGAGAATTATGAGAATAATGAGCCGGGTAAAGACAAAGTCTCTCTATCCATTCAGAACGGAATACTGCAGCCAGCGAAATTAATAGTGAAACGTGGGCCCGTACAGGCTTTACATGTTAGTTCTCCCAATCGTTCCATTCTATCTCCGCCGAAATTATTAGTCACTGCGCAATGCAACGACAAAGCAGGCAAAACAATGTCACCGTACGATGAAACACGTAAAGGTAAGATAGTTACACGTAACAACGGTGCACCTATCGCAAGAAATGTATTCCTAGCACCCTCGAGCAATTTACCAGCAAATGATGGTAATAATTCTAAAGAGCACGCGTTCCATAAGTACATGCGGTACTTAGACTTCATGCAGAATGCCAAAAGGCAGCACTCATCTGGTAGACCTATCATATTTAAAGGTAAACTTAAGCACGTTGACATCGAAGCACGGAAGGAGATAAGAGAGGCGTTCCTCCAGGCACAGTTCACGAACAGTAATAGAATTGCTGCACAGTTTGGAAATAACAAGAAACTACCAAAAGCAGGAAATCGAGTTAACACAAATTGTGATATTAATGTACCTAATGATCCGAGTAACAAAAACATTTGCGCTGTAGAATCTATTGACATGTTATGTGATGATGTATCAGGCAACGAGGAAATGAATTTGCAGATGCCGTCAGCTAGTGCGAAGTCTGAAGGTTCCAATGCTGACAAGCTCGATATTGTAACAGTTGATCTTACAGCAGCGCCGATAGGCGCAGaaagttcgtctccgattgcatCAACTAGTACAGGATCGAAAGGTTCCAATGACGCATCGCCCCATGCTGCATCCACTGAAAGAGCAATAGCAGATGGTCCTAGTACTTCCGCAATGATTCAGTTTGCAGGTAATAGAGCAACGCTAAGTCCAACTGTTTCTCAAGCTGCATCGATTGGTGTAGCAAGTTGTAATAAGTTGTCTGCCGCTGAACCATCCGCGACGTCAGCAGAAAAACCTATTAAACTAACTGAGAACGATAGACTTCTGGCCGCCCGTAATTCTATTATTACGTTAAGGCTTACGCCTTCCAATGATTCCACAGTCGTATTAGGGGAGAGAAAAGTACTTAAGGGCGTCAGGAGGAAGGAAATTAATCCGAACAGAAATGTGGTTCCGCAGCCTGAATTGCAAATGCATAACGATGTAATGCCTATGCTTCATAACAAAGATACAAATCGTATTAAGAACCCGCAGCTGAAAGATTCAGTAAAAGCAAGTGTTACGTCCAATAAATCGCTGCAAGAGATGCACGGATTTGCAGTTAAAGAGGAGAAAATATGTCCTGTTCGGAAAGCTATTGCACAGAGAGATGACGAGCAGTATCTTTATTTGTCAGGTATCTTTCCTGACGCGGATTCAACGTATTTACGGAAGATTGTAGCACGTACGAATGGAAGTCAGGAGGAGATAATGAACTTTATACAATTGCAATGGGAGAATCCAACTTATCCAACGAAAGAGGAGAAATTAAGAAGGACAAGAATTACAGATCAGCAAAAGCAGTATATTAGTAATTTTCATGTGATAAAGTTTCTGCAAATATTCCCAGATCCGTTCAAGCACTTCGAAGATCCGACTAGGCAGTGTAAAAAGAACGCTAACGCGTTCACGTTTCTGAAGTTTCACTTCAAATATCACAAGGTACGTCTTCTGACATGTAATATTCTTTCTGCGACGTATAGAAAATGTTATTTCATACTTGTAGCAAGCGACATTGAGGAATATCTACGAATCGTGCAACTATAATTTAAATTCCACCGCGACGATAGTCGAGCAAGTACCACCGGACAGACAGTCAGCCCGGGTTACACATTTATGGGAGAAATGTCCGTCGGAAGACATTCCTTTGCTGCAGGAATGCGCATTTATAATGCATAAGGCAGACATTCggaaatatttcgaaaagttgAAGAAAAAGGAGGACGCAGAATTCCGGAGATTGAAGGTAATTAACATTCGTAACCAACAAAGAGAATAGAAGATGAAGGGACTTAATTAATACGCATGTTTAATAGGAACATCAGGAACTTCTGGAATGCCAGTGTTGTTACGACAGCGAATGCATGCCGTCTAAATGTTCGACTtgcaacgatgggcatatattttGTAATGCGTGTATCGTGAGAGGGACCGAATCGAATTTGGCGCAAGGAAAGACGCATATCCCATGCTTTATGACTTGCGATGAGGAGTTCAGTCTCGCCACGCTCCAGAAGGTGCTGTCCCCCACGCAATTCAGTATCCTCATCGGTAAGAGGCAAGAAGAGGAAGTGATGGCTGCTGGATTAGAAGGCTTAGTCTCTTGCCCGTTTTGTCATTTCGCCACCATACCTCCCCCGGAGGATAAAATCTTTAAATGCCTTAATCCAGCGTGTATGAAAGAGTCGTGTCGGTGAGTTCGATGCGGGAAGAGTAGGTGGTTGGTTCTCATGAAATGCGAGATACACCATATTTCGCGCTAATCATTCAACGTCTCTGTCCTACGTTAGGCTGTGTAAAGAATTAAACCATATACCACTAAAGTGCTATGAAAAGGAGACGGATAAAGCACGCCTACTTTTGGAAGAGAAAATGACCGAAGCACTTGTGCGGAAATGTTACCAATGTAGTCGTCCGTACTTTAAAGAAGATGGCTGCAATAAAATTACGTGCAGCTGCGGAGCTCTAATGTGCTATATTTGTGACAAACCAGTTGAAGGATATGAACATTTTAATGTTGACCGCCGTGGGTATTCACATCCGTAAGTAACGCACAAGATTTATTATAcgttttgtttataatattcaGCTGTTTGATCGGTACATCGATTTCTGGTAAGTATTGCCATGCATGAATTTGACTCTGAAATTACTGTTTTAGTTGCCCGTTGGTGAGCGATAATAACCTTATAAATAACGCAACGGTAGAAGCAGTCGCTAAAAAGACCATTGAATACATTCGACAGAAAGACCCCAACGTAAAATTAACTGCACCCACCGTTTTGCCACAACAGTATCTTAATAATAGTGCACTCTCGGTAAGATTATGGTTATTAGCGTAATCATTTAAGGTATTGTTTCTTTGTTGCActaaacactttttatttattttgtaggATCGAGTGTCTAAAATTGCAAAATTTGATACGTAGGGTCgtccttttattattttattgatacTCATGGtattaagcatttctgtttcttaATTATTAAAAGTTCGCTTCTTTTCCTTTTGTTACTAGTCGAACGCAATTGTTTGAAATATAATCATATGTTCGAAATATATAACTTACGGTACAGCGTTTACTTTAGTGCCATAGTCTTAATGTTTAACATCTTATTGCGCATTTTCTCTAGTATATACATTTTGTTCTTCGTTGCCAAATGTTCAACTTTTATTTTGCATTGGAACAACTTTAATCCTAAGTAGTTCCCTCGAATGAATGATTAATTCCATTCAGAGAAGTTTAATGCATTCGTGTTAGGTTTTAATACTATTATGtggaataatattatttacgaAGTTGTTAATATTTGAGTTTGTGGTCTGTTTGAGAATCGAGCAGGGAAAGTATAAGAGCGAGTTAATCCAGACTGTATGCAAATGAACTTACGCGTTCACAAGAATGGATGGTGCAAAAGTTTAATAATTAAGTCAATAACAAAGTCTCAGGTAAATACGTAAAAGTTTCATTGGCACGTACATTGTTTATGTATTACAGACATTGAAGTACAAAAAGAGTCAACGAGAAAAAAAGATCGACTGCGTATTTTTTCAACTTGTCCTTCTTGGTTACCTGCTTTGCTTAGCAAATATTGTTACTACCTATTTAATTGCCTCCCATTCTGATGTCAATGATCCCTTCACCTGCGTGTTCACGAGTCGACTCAGTGGTCTGTGGAACCGGAGCGTACGTTACTGGGGCTGCTGTCTCGGGatgtacattattaatatttccattattAGGGTTCTGGTTATCAAAATTCGTGTCGCTATTAGAACCGTCGTTTGTATTCGGCCATCCTCCACTCGGAAGTGTCTGTCCGTTAATCACAGTCTGCGACCCTTCGACAGCAGTAATAACTATCTGTAAGTGAAATCTTCGTTAGTGGAAATATCAGTTCAGCCAAATATTCATTACACGATAGCCTGGTCTATGGATCTCGTAAATCTTGTACAATTTTCTCCCTCAATAGTAGCGCGATCATCGTTAATAATTAACTATGACGCACCATGTCACGAGTTTTCATATTCGTGCAGACCCATTCGGCATTGCTGATATCGACACCAGGTTGGTGCGGTCTAGGGTACCAGTTCTGCTGACCGTGTCTTCCAAGCCCCAGCCCAGGGAATGGAAATGGTGGTCCAGGAGGCTGAAACG is part of the Andrena cerasifolii isolate SP2316 chromosome 1, iyAndCera1_principal, whole genome shotgun sequence genome and harbors:
- the LOC143374821 gene encoding uncharacterized protein LOC143374821, with product MLDDVIIYTQEIRERVVSIGRKLSFVTNLIIGTDDNRGRHLQSNLVEAVFPNCIHKPLKADVSKGKKTIQKSNTNKLCIDLCSSDSDEEWNDNWSIARSGRKVANHGKSISQLRAPFLASIEFCGDAAAPNTDSNSSCAVVDIEILEENNNDPNNNLDSIESFQEEGANLISALPNAAFKMESAKRFSPTPGCSKDFDTANISVRDFARCWSSPTPGCSKDADDTNRLSVEEITSPTPGCSIDFNLADDTYRRDPTECSNSLTKNYGINSDDNAPGLVDEKLQAEAVQICSLLPKFTYQRVYAALCKNPDAENRVELCLWDLLPWKRPTARFPTKRKFVDDNSVRDCKNVSPKLSIVEQKEMEFNLCDDDISFMNDYDLLDGSLNGQDALNIGGSKNETTRVHENYENNEPGKDKVSLSIQNGILQPAKLIVKRGPVQALHVSSPNRSILSPPKLLVTAQCNDKAGKTMSPYDETRKGKIVTRNNGAPIARNVFLAPSSNLPANDGNNSKEHAFHKYMRYLDFMQNAKRQHSSGRPIIFKGKLKHVDIEARKEIREAFLQAQFTNSNRIAAQFGNNKKLPKAGNRVNTNCDINVPNDPSNKNICAVESIDMLCDDVSGNEEMNLQMPSASAKSEGSNADKLDIVTVDLTAAPIGAESSSPIASTSTGSKGSNDASPHAASTERAIADGPSTSAMIQFAGNRATLSPTVSQAASIGVASCNKLSAAEPSATSAEKPIKLTENDRLLAARNSIITLRLTPSNDSTVVLGERKVLKGVRRKEINPNRNVVPQPELQMHNDVMPMLHNKDTNRIKNPQLKDSVKASVTSNKSLQEMHGFAVKEEKICPVRKAIAQRDDEQYLYLSGIFPDADSTYLRKIVARTNGSQEEIMNFIQLQWENPTYPTKEEKLRRTRITDQQKQYISNFHVIKFLQIFPDPFKHFEDPTRQCKKNANAFTFLKFHFKYHKQATLRNIYESCNYNLNSTATIVEQVPPDRQSARVTHLWEKCPSEDIPLLQECAFIMHKADIRKYFEKLKKKEDAEFRRLKEHQELLECQCCYDSECMPSKCSTCNDGHIFCNACIVRGTESNLAQGKTHIPCFMTCDEEFSLATLQKVLSPTQFSILIGKRQEEEVMAAGLEGLVSCPFCHFATIPPPEDKIFKCLNPACMKESCRLCKELNHIPLKCYEKETDKARLLLEEKMTEALVRKCYQCSRPYFKEDGCNKITCSCGALMCYICDKPVEGYEHFNVDRRGYSHPCPLVSDNNLINNATVEAVAKKTIEYIRQKDPNVKLTAPTVLPQQYLNNSALSDRVSKIAKFDT
- the LOC143374958 gene encoding uncharacterized protein LOC143374958; this encodes MREILAVLLLLAAVEGNPFWEKWNGPFQPPGHTFQPPGHTFIPPGHSFQPPGPPFPFPGLGLGRHGQQNWYPRPHQPGVDISNAEWVCTNMKTRDMIVITAVEGSQTVINGQTLPSGGWPNTNDGSNSDTNFDNQNPNNGNINNVHPETAAPVTYAPVPQTTESTREHAGEGIIDIRMGGN